A stretch of Anaeromyxobacter dehalogenans 2CP-1 DNA encodes these proteins:
- a CDS encoding (Fe-S)-binding protein, protein MASPRALAYLAYRALVAHPLKRLRARGPGLERFRAAYVSEGLLPTLLGDREVDEAASACISCGLCEPGCDLARAAPAVRALGLHAAFRLYGRAGPELALAAGALGACDGCGDCEARCPVGVPISRVVRALHARAEVGATLRGARSGQAVAGAANAIVSQAPGVKWSR, encoded by the coding sequence GTGGCCTCGCCGCGCGCGCTCGCCTACCTCGCCTACCGCGCCCTGGTCGCGCACCCGCTGAAGCGGCTGCGCGCCCGCGGGCCTGGGCTGGAGCGGTTCCGGGCGGCGTACGTCTCCGAGGGGCTGCTCCCGACGCTCCTCGGGGATCGCGAGGTGGACGAGGCCGCGTCCGCGTGCATCTCGTGCGGCCTGTGCGAGCCCGGCTGCGACCTCGCGCGGGCCGCGCCGGCGGTGCGCGCGCTCGGGCTGCACGCGGCCTTCCGGCTGTACGGCCGGGCCGGGCCGGAGCTGGCCCTCGCCGCGGGCGCGCTCGGCGCCTGCGACGGCTGCGGCGACTGCGAGGCGCGCTGCCCGGTGGGCGTGCCCATCTCGCGCGTGGTCCGGGCGCTGCACGCGCGGGCCGAGGTGGGCGCGACGCTGCGGGGCGCGCGCTCCGGTCAGGCCGTGGCGGGCGCCGCGAACGCGATCGTCTCCCAGGCGCCCGGCGTGAAGTGGTCGAGGTAG
- a CDS encoding FkbM family methyltransferase codes for MRIGVVFSTLPREDTTGVHVLRALHEIGCDAFHHEPLRRTPGGGVELVGYEALPSADLYLQVDDDLAYPGPVGLGAPSAYYCIDTHRLGAPLAGGTLLRPEKARDFDHVFSAQRDGVDLLARRGIAARWLPLAYDPARLAPDPAQPKQIDWCFLGTPLGDRPRICRDLARRFPSCVFGQAYGEAALRIYQQSRIILNLPVGNDVNMRFFEALGAGGLLIGGAVHNGEDELVDGLVRFDDPAELPALVERWLADAEGRAVLAAEQQRAVAGRHTYAQRMRQLLAGIEAGPLARPRPAPASPAEDAAALVSDAVARLEAGSPADALRLADRAAQLDGARPQAHRARALALAGLGRPADAAAALLRELELSPASGEAFRTFVGMLDRAAAGGGMPGAAFTRAFLRVLDLASEAPAGDAGPSLEAAAHAAAAVLGRHAEFERAWAALADADSRRWMLELCAHRALGPGRVPVRFDADRARSLEEDVEARMLRERGAVPASATRGGSQAFQGWRLDRYDLRPAGLPLELLSTAEYVVATFFLRQYQLDRAGVRVAPAEGDVVVDGGGCFGETALHFAHQVGPAGRVLSFEFLPAHLEVFRANLALNPALAGRVEIVPEALWDRSGEEIPFTEHGPATHLGAAPGAGAAAARTRSVDDLVEARGLPRVDFLKLDVEGAELAALRGAERTIRRHRPRLAIAAYHRPEDLGALPAWIDALGLGYRIYLDHFTPGAWETIAFAAPATA; via the coding sequence ATGAGGATCGGCGTCGTCTTCAGCACCCTCCCCCGCGAGGACACGACGGGGGTGCACGTGCTCCGCGCGCTGCACGAGATCGGCTGCGATGCGTTCCACCACGAGCCGCTGCGGCGGACGCCTGGCGGCGGCGTCGAGCTCGTCGGCTACGAGGCCCTGCCGTCCGCCGACCTCTACCTGCAGGTGGACGACGACCTCGCCTACCCCGGGCCTGTGGGCCTGGGGGCCCCGTCGGCCTACTACTGCATCGACACGCACCGGCTCGGCGCGCCGCTCGCGGGCGGGACGCTGCTGCGCCCGGAGAAGGCGCGGGACTTCGACCACGTCTTCAGCGCGCAGCGCGACGGGGTGGACCTGCTGGCGCGCCGCGGGATCGCCGCGCGCTGGCTGCCGCTCGCGTACGACCCGGCGCGCCTCGCGCCCGACCCGGCCCAGCCGAAGCAGATCGACTGGTGCTTCCTCGGGACACCGCTCGGCGACCGGCCGCGCATCTGTCGCGACCTGGCGCGGCGGTTCCCGAGCTGCGTGTTCGGCCAGGCCTACGGCGAGGCCGCGCTGCGCATCTACCAGCAGAGCCGGATCATCCTGAACCTGCCGGTGGGCAACGACGTGAACATGCGCTTCTTCGAGGCGCTCGGCGCGGGCGGGCTGCTGATCGGCGGCGCGGTGCACAACGGCGAGGACGAGCTGGTGGACGGGCTGGTTCGGTTCGACGATCCCGCCGAGCTGCCCGCGCTCGTGGAGCGCTGGCTCGCCGACGCCGAGGGGCGCGCCGTGCTCGCCGCCGAGCAGCAGCGCGCGGTCGCGGGGCGCCACACCTACGCGCAGCGCATGCGCCAGCTGCTCGCCGGGATCGAGGCGGGCCCGCTCGCGCGCCCTCGCCCGGCCCCGGCCTCTCCGGCGGAGGACGCGGCGGCGCTGGTCTCGGACGCCGTCGCCCGGCTCGAGGCGGGGTCGCCCGCCGACGCGCTGCGGCTCGCGGATCGTGCCGCGCAGCTCGACGGCGCGCGCCCGCAGGCGCACCGCGCCCGCGCGCTCGCGCTCGCCGGGCTGGGCCGCCCGGCGGACGCCGCGGCCGCGCTGCTCCGCGAGCTGGAGCTCTCGCCGGCGTCCGGCGAGGCGTTCCGCACGTTCGTCGGCATGCTCGACCGCGCGGCGGCCGGCGGCGGGATGCCGGGCGCGGCGTTCACCCGCGCGTTCCTGCGGGTGCTCGACCTCGCCTCCGAGGCACCGGCCGGCGACGCCGGGCCCTCGCTCGAGGCGGCCGCGCACGCGGCGGCGGCGGTGCTGGGGCGCCACGCGGAGTTCGAGCGCGCCTGGGCCGCGCTCGCCGACGCCGACTCGCGCCGCTGGATGCTGGAGCTGTGCGCGCACCGCGCGCTCGGGCCGGGGCGCGTCCCGGTGCGCTTCGACGCGGACCGCGCGCGCTCGCTCGAGGAGGACGTGGAGGCGCGGATGCTCCGCGAGCGCGGCGCCGTGCCGGCCTCGGCCACGCGCGGCGGGTCGCAGGCGTTCCAGGGCTGGCGGCTGGACCGCTACGATCTCCGGCCGGCCGGCCTCCCGCTCGAGCTGCTCTCCACCGCCGAGTACGTGGTCGCGACGTTCTTCCTGCGCCAGTACCAGCTCGACCGCGCCGGCGTCCGGGTGGCGCCGGCGGAGGGCGACGTGGTCGTGGACGGCGGCGGCTGCTTCGGCGAGACCGCGCTCCACTTCGCGCACCAGGTCGGCCCGGCGGGGCGCGTGCTCAGCTTCGAGTTCCTGCCCGCGCACCTCGAGGTGTTCCGCGCGAACCTGGCGCTCAACCCGGCGCTGGCCGGGCGGGTGGAGATCGTGCCGGAGGCGCTCTGGGACCGCAGCGGCGAGGAGATCCCGTTCACCGAGCACGGCCCGGCCACGCACCTCGGCGCGGCGCCGGGCGCCGGGGCGGCCGCGGCGCGCACGCGCAGCGTGGACGATCTGGTCGAGGCGCGCGGGCTCCCCCGGGTGGACTTCCTGAAGCTGGACGTCGAGGGCGCGGAGCTCGCCGCCCTGCGCGGCGCCGAGCGGACCATCCGCCGGCACCGGCCCCGGCTCGCCATCGCCGCGTACCACCGGCCGGAGGACCTCGGCGCCCTGCCCGCCTGGATCGACGCCCTCGGCCTCGGGTACCGGATCTACCTCGACCACTTCACGCCGGGCGCCTGGGAGACGATCGCGTTCGCGGCGCCCGCCACGGCCTGA
- a CDS encoding diacylglycerol/lipid kinase family protein: MKPFLIVNPASASGRTGRHFDRIARAVRASIGDFECAFTRARGDGVRLAREALASGGKLVVAVGGDGTASEVIDGLTGETGPRDPEAHFGFIPRGTGGDLCRTLGIDPDVDSAARTLASRDVAVLDLGRLELAGPDGAPVTRHFANVAGFGVSGEVSALVNRGLKLPSGKLSYMLASARALMSWSDQPVRWRVDGGAWKEERITAVSVCNGRYFGGGMKVAPDARMDDGLFDVVLWKAFGMGDFIAKRPMLYDGTHVRLENTRVLRARTLEAEPLEGARVRIDSDGESPGRLPARFTILPGALRIRVGR; the protein is encoded by the coding sequence GTGAAGCCCTTCCTGATCGTCAACCCCGCCAGCGCCTCCGGCCGCACCGGCCGCCACTTCGACCGGATCGCCCGCGCGGTGCGCGCCTCCATCGGCGACTTCGAGTGCGCCTTCACCCGCGCCCGCGGCGACGGCGTGCGCCTGGCGCGCGAGGCGCTCGCCTCGGGCGGCAAGCTGGTGGTGGCGGTCGGCGGCGACGGCACCGCCAGCGAGGTCATCGACGGGCTCACCGGCGAGACCGGCCCGCGCGATCCCGAGGCGCACTTCGGGTTCATCCCCCGCGGCACCGGCGGCGACCTGTGCCGCACGCTCGGCATCGACCCCGACGTGGACTCGGCGGCGCGCACGCTCGCCTCGCGCGACGTGGCGGTGCTCGATCTGGGGAGGCTGGAGCTGGCGGGCCCCGACGGCGCGCCGGTCACGCGTCACTTCGCCAACGTGGCCGGCTTCGGCGTGTCGGGCGAGGTGAGCGCGCTCGTGAACCGCGGGCTGAAGCTCCCCAGCGGGAAGCTGTCCTACATGCTCGCCTCCGCGCGCGCGCTCATGAGCTGGTCGGACCAGCCGGTGCGGTGGCGCGTGGACGGCGGGGCGTGGAAGGAGGAGCGGATCACCGCCGTCTCGGTCTGCAACGGGCGCTACTTCGGGGGCGGCATGAAGGTGGCGCCGGACGCCCGCATGGACGACGGCCTGTTCGACGTCGTGCTGTGGAAGGCGTTCGGCATGGGCGACTTCATCGCCAAGCGCCCCATGCTCTACGACGGCACCCACGTGCGCCTCGAGAACACCCGGGTGCTGCGCGCGCGCACGCTGGAGGCCGAGCCGCTGGAGGGGGCGCGGGTGCGCATCGACTCCGACGGCGAGTCGCCGGGGCGCCTCCCGGCGCGGTTCACGATCCTCCCGGGTGCGCTCCGGATCCGCGTGGGGCGTTGA
- a CDS encoding SNF2-related protein: MGGVSQVASRAGSARPQLTRFHQRVAAEALTARGGGGTSRLAPALAHSAVDLNPHQIEAAAFALAALPTGGAVLADEVGLGKTVEAGLVLAQLAAEGKPRAVILVPASLRAQWREELRSKFGLEADVVDGDTCRERERQGLKTNPFDTGGIVICSHPFAALRVAEVERVHWDVAVIDEAHRLRNAYRKDHRTGQALRRALRRSPKLLLTATPLQNDLMELLGLAAFIDDALLGNEETFRLQYASGELTEDKAADLKARLAPVVVRTLRRQVKEYVKYTARRSIVEDFAPTAQEQELYDRVSEYLRREDAYAIPMARRALFVLVYRKILASSSFALAATLDRLADTLDQKIAGVECTAQADLLLEMDGFAEEVEELFDDEGAPQKPKGQLALRRMNDELTELRACARLAREIKVNAKGDALVRGLDRCFTVAKACGWPEKAVVFTEFRRTQDYLRRLLESKGYSVTCLSGDVGGTEKRAALVEEFRDRTQILLMTEAGAEGLNLQFCNLVVNYDLPWNPQRVEQRIGRCHRYGQQRDVLVLNFLNRSNAADARLFDLLSQKLALFDGVFGSSDEILGALGTGIDFEKRVLDIYQACRSGEEIDRAFSKLRGELDDRISARFAAARALLFERFDGEVRGRLRVAEKNAKEAVARREADEEALVAAAFEEEAAAPPEEPARGRTRRAKLIQAAAERIRARPQDAVSFLELPNRLLPASLGKLAGREGWWFAYKYAFDALVSEERVVHLVLWFDGERFHALSPEDADAFAALPAEETQAGPRGATVSIGEAQEQALEAFHAALVADLQERIGAAYDASRDRWDRAVEDALASPRKAAEDARAAWGRARAALGDRSDLPLRDRRALLERAEREYRRKLDDLRAVEAQRYAEKDRAIADLKKRSEVKERRTLVATAYWRCV, translated from the coding sequence ATGGGCGGGGTGTCTCAGGTTGCGTCGCGCGCGGGCTCGGCCCGGCCGCAGCTGACGCGGTTCCACCAGCGGGTTGCGGCGGAGGCGCTGACCGCGCGCGGCGGGGGCGGCACGTCCCGGCTCGCGCCCGCGCTGGCCCACTCCGCGGTGGACCTGAACCCCCACCAGATCGAGGCGGCCGCGTTCGCGCTGGCGGCGCTCCCCACCGGCGGCGCGGTGCTGGCCGACGAGGTCGGCCTGGGGAAGACCGTCGAGGCGGGCCTGGTGCTGGCGCAGCTCGCCGCCGAGGGGAAGCCGCGCGCCGTCATCCTGGTGCCGGCCTCGCTGCGCGCGCAGTGGCGGGAGGAGCTGCGCTCGAAGTTCGGCCTCGAGGCGGACGTGGTGGACGGCGACACCTGCCGCGAGCGCGAGCGCCAGGGGCTGAAGACGAACCCGTTCGACACCGGCGGGATCGTGATCTGCTCGCACCCGTTCGCCGCGCTGCGCGTCGCCGAGGTGGAGCGCGTCCACTGGGACGTGGCGGTCATCGACGAGGCGCACCGGCTCCGCAACGCCTACCGCAAGGACCACCGCACCGGCCAGGCGCTGCGCCGGGCGCTGCGGCGCTCACCGAAGCTCCTGCTCACCGCCACCCCGCTGCAGAACGACCTGATGGAGCTGCTCGGGCTGGCCGCGTTCATCGACGACGCGCTGCTCGGCAACGAGGAGACGTTCCGGCTCCAGTACGCGTCCGGCGAGCTCACCGAGGACAAGGCCGCCGACCTGAAGGCGCGGCTGGCGCCGGTGGTGGTGCGCACCCTCCGCCGGCAGGTGAAGGAGTACGTCAAGTACACGGCCCGCCGCTCCATCGTGGAGGACTTCGCCCCCACCGCGCAGGAGCAGGAGCTGTACGACCGCGTCTCCGAGTACCTGCGGCGCGAGGACGCCTACGCCATCCCCATGGCCCGGCGCGCGCTGTTCGTGCTGGTGTACCGCAAGATCCTGGCGTCCTCGTCGTTCGCGCTCGCGGCCACGCTGGACCGCCTCGCCGACACGCTCGACCAGAAGATCGCCGGGGTCGAGTGCACCGCCCAGGCCGACCTCCTGCTGGAGATGGACGGGTTCGCCGAGGAGGTGGAGGAGCTCTTCGACGACGAGGGCGCGCCCCAGAAGCCGAAGGGCCAGCTCGCGCTCCGGCGCATGAACGACGAGCTCACCGAGCTGCGCGCCTGCGCCAGGCTGGCGCGCGAGATCAAGGTGAACGCGAAGGGCGACGCGCTGGTGCGCGGGCTCGACCGCTGCTTCACCGTCGCGAAGGCGTGCGGGTGGCCGGAGAAGGCGGTGGTGTTCACCGAGTTCCGGCGCACGCAGGACTACCTCCGGCGGCTGCTCGAGTCGAAGGGCTACAGCGTCACCTGCCTCTCCGGCGACGTGGGCGGCACCGAGAAGCGCGCCGCGCTGGTGGAGGAGTTCCGCGACCGCACCCAGATCCTGCTGATGACCGAGGCCGGCGCCGAGGGGCTGAACCTCCAGTTCTGCAACCTGGTGGTCAACTACGACCTGCCCTGGAACCCGCAGCGCGTGGAGCAGCGCATCGGCCGCTGCCACCGCTACGGCCAGCAGCGCGACGTGCTGGTGCTGAACTTCCTGAACCGGTCCAACGCCGCCGACGCCCGCCTGTTCGACCTGCTCTCGCAGAAGCTGGCGCTGTTCGACGGCGTGTTCGGCTCGTCGGACGAGATCCTGGGCGCGCTCGGCACCGGCATCGACTTCGAGAAGCGGGTGCTGGACATCTACCAGGCCTGCCGCTCCGGCGAGGAGATCGACCGCGCCTTCTCGAAGCTGCGCGGCGAGCTGGACGACCGGATCTCGGCCCGCTTCGCGGCGGCCCGCGCGCTCCTGTTCGAGCGGTTCGACGGCGAGGTGCGCGGCCGGCTGCGGGTGGCGGAGAAGAACGCGAAGGAGGCGGTGGCCCGGCGCGAGGCCGACGAGGAGGCGCTGGTCGCGGCCGCGTTCGAGGAGGAGGCGGCGGCGCCGCCGGAGGAGCCGGCCCGCGGCCGCACCCGCCGCGCGAAGCTGATCCAGGCCGCGGCGGAGCGGATCCGCGCCCGGCCGCAGGACGCGGTCTCGTTCCTGGAGCTCCCCAACCGCCTCCTGCCGGCCTCGCTGGGCAAGCTGGCCGGGCGCGAGGGCTGGTGGTTCGCCTACAAGTACGCGTTCGACGCGCTCGTCTCGGAGGAGCGCGTGGTGCACCTGGTCCTCTGGTTCGACGGGGAGCGGTTCCACGCGCTCTCCCCGGAGGACGCCGACGCGTTCGCGGCGCTCCCGGCGGAGGAGACGCAGGCCGGACCGCGCGGCGCCACGGTGTCGATCGGCGAGGCCCAGGAGCAGGCGCTGGAGGCGTTCCACGCGGCGCTGGTCGCCGACCTGCAGGAGCGGATCGGCGCCGCCTACGACGCCTCGCGCGACCGCTGGGACCGGGCGGTGGAGGACGCGCTCGCCTCGCCGCGGAAGGCGGCCGAGGACGCGCGCGCCGCCTGGGGTCGGGCGCGCGCCGCGCTGGGCGACCGCTCCGACCTGCCGCTGCGGGATCGACGGGCGCTGCTGGAGCGCGCCGAGCGCGAGTACCGGCGCAAGCTCGACGACCTGCGCGCCGTCGAGGCGCAGCGCTACGCCGAGAAGGACCGCGCCATCGCCGACCTCAAGAAGCGCTCCGAGGTGAAGGAGCGCCGGACGCTGGTCGCGACCGCGTACTGGCGCTGCGTCTGA
- a CDS encoding M16 family metallopeptidase, whose translation MRPTPAPSFLAAAAAIAALALAAPALASAAPPRAAAGDVLPFPAAERTLPNGLKVIVVPTGFPDLVSVQIPIQTGSRNEVEPGKTGFAHFFEHMMFRGTKAYPPDAYQAVLTRIGARQNAYTSDDLTNYHTTFAREDLEKVLEIEADRFQHLDYSVEGFKTESRAILGEYNKNASNPLVKLEEVQRDAAFRAHTYKHTTMGFLADIEDMPNQYDYSRAFYARWYRPEHATVIVAGDVRPEKVFPLVEKYFGGWKRGDHQARIPAEPAPQGPVYAHVPWTTPTLPWVTVAFHGPAFSETGKDWAAVDLLFDLHFGETSDVYRKLVVDEQKVDALFTDTGPNVDPGLVTVFARLKKAEDAPYVRDVLLKAFAQARAAAPDPKKLADQKSFGRAAFVRRLDSTDAVAGMVARFAHFRRSYATANQLFRTYASLRGPDLLAAARRYFTDAGLVVTTLAKDPLPAAVKAQPALASLEPRPPAPAGVPVTLLPSKLPVVTVKLVFPAGSAKDPKGKEGLAALAADMLAAAGSQRMRLDEIREALHPLAASLDAQVDKEMATLTGRFPADGWQRFADVALPQVTEPGFREEDFRRIKDEHLNALTQDLRESNDEELAKERLQANAFAGTPYGHPAIGTVAGIQAVTLEDVKAFVRARYARPDVLVGVGGDAPKAFLDRLQADLGRLPVAQAEPAPAVTGRRPKGIEVEIVQKDTRATAISFGLPIAVTRGHPDFPALWLAKTWLGEHRASTSHLYQRIREARGMNYGDYAYVEAFPRGMFQFFPDPNLARRAQLFEVWIRPVQPQNAQMAIRIALHELRKLVDEGLSQADFEATRAYLMKNVYVMTARQEQQVGYALDSRWYGIPEFTRYLRDGLAKLTREDVNRAIRTHLSATDLSFVIVTQDAKGLAAALAADGVSTVKYDAEKPAALLEEDRLIGASKLGIRPDAIRITPAADVFAR comes from the coding sequence ATGCGTCCGACCCCTGCTCCATCGTTCCTCGCCGCCGCCGCCGCCATCGCAGCCCTGGCCCTGGCCGCGCCCGCGCTCGCCTCCGCCGCGCCGCCGCGCGCCGCCGCCGGCGACGTGCTGCCCTTCCCCGCCGCGGAGCGGACGCTCCCGAACGGCCTGAAGGTGATCGTGGTGCCGACCGGCTTCCCGGATCTCGTCTCGGTCCAGATCCCGATCCAGACCGGCTCGCGCAACGAGGTCGAGCCCGGCAAGACCGGCTTCGCGCACTTCTTCGAGCACATGATGTTCCGCGGGACGAAGGCCTACCCGCCGGACGCGTACCAGGCGGTGCTCACGCGCATCGGCGCGCGGCAGAACGCGTACACGAGCGACGACCTCACGAACTACCACACCACCTTCGCCAGGGAGGACCTGGAGAAGGTCCTCGAGATCGAGGCGGACCGCTTCCAGCACCTCGACTACTCGGTGGAGGGCTTCAAGACCGAGTCGCGCGCCATCCTCGGCGAGTACAACAAGAACGCCTCCAACCCGCTGGTGAAGCTGGAGGAGGTGCAGCGCGACGCCGCGTTCCGCGCGCACACGTACAAGCACACGACCATGGGCTTCCTCGCCGACATCGAGGACATGCCCAACCAGTACGACTACTCGCGCGCGTTCTACGCGCGCTGGTACCGGCCCGAGCACGCGACGGTGATCGTGGCCGGCGACGTGCGGCCGGAGAAGGTGTTCCCGCTGGTCGAGAAGTACTTCGGCGGCTGGAAGCGCGGCGACCACCAGGCCCGGATCCCCGCCGAGCCCGCGCCGCAGGGGCCGGTCTACGCGCACGTGCCCTGGACCACGCCCACGCTGCCGTGGGTCACCGTGGCGTTCCACGGCCCGGCGTTCTCCGAGACCGGCAAGGACTGGGCGGCGGTGGACCTCCTGTTCGACCTCCACTTCGGCGAGACCTCCGACGTCTACCGGAAGCTGGTGGTGGACGAGCAGAAGGTCGACGCGCTGTTCACCGACACCGGGCCGAACGTGGATCCGGGCCTGGTGACCGTGTTCGCGCGGCTGAAGAAGGCGGAGGACGCGCCCTACGTCCGCGACGTCCTGCTGAAGGCGTTCGCGCAGGCGCGCGCCGCCGCGCCGGATCCGAAGAAGCTCGCCGATCAGAAGTCCTTCGGGCGCGCCGCGTTCGTGCGCCGGCTCGACTCGACCGACGCCGTCGCCGGCATGGTGGCGCGCTTCGCACACTTCCGGCGCTCCTACGCGACCGCGAACCAGCTCTTCCGCACCTACGCCTCGCTGCGGGGCCCCGACCTGCTGGCCGCCGCGCGGCGCTACTTCACCGACGCCGGCCTGGTGGTGACGACGCTCGCGAAGGACCCGCTCCCGGCCGCGGTGAAGGCGCAGCCCGCGCTCGCGTCCCTGGAGCCGCGCCCGCCCGCGCCGGCCGGCGTGCCGGTGACGCTGCTCCCCTCGAAGCTCCCGGTGGTCACGGTGAAGCTCGTGTTCCCGGCCGGCAGCGCGAAGGACCCGAAGGGCAAGGAGGGCCTGGCCGCGCTCGCCGCGGACATGCTCGCCGCCGCGGGGTCGCAGCGGATGCGCCTCGACGAGATCCGCGAGGCGCTGCACCCGCTCGCCGCCAGCCTGGACGCGCAGGTGGACAAGGAGATGGCGACGCTCACCGGGCGCTTCCCCGCCGACGGCTGGCAGCGGTTCGCGGACGTGGCGCTGCCGCAGGTCACCGAGCCCGGCTTCCGCGAGGAGGACTTCCGGCGCATCAAGGACGAGCACCTGAACGCGCTCACCCAGGACCTGCGCGAGTCGAACGACGAGGAACTGGCCAAGGAGCGCCTGCAGGCGAACGCCTTCGCCGGCACGCCCTACGGCCACCCCGCCATCGGCACCGTGGCGGGCATCCAGGCGGTGACGCTCGAGGACGTGAAGGCGTTCGTCCGGGCCCGCTACGCGCGGCCGGACGTGCTGGTCGGCGTGGGCGGCGACGCGCCGAAGGCGTTCCTCGACCGGCTCCAGGCGGACCTGGGGCGGCTGCCGGTGGCGCAGGCGGAGCCGGCGCCGGCGGTGACCGGCCGCCGCCCGAAGGGCATCGAGGTGGAGATCGTCCAGAAGGACACGCGCGCCACCGCCATCTCCTTCGGCCTGCCCATCGCGGTCACCCGCGGCCACCCGGACTTCCCGGCGCTCTGGCTCGCCAAGACCTGGCTGGGCGAGCACCGCGCCTCCACCTCGCACCTGTACCAGCGCATCCGCGAGGCGCGCGGGATGAACTACGGCGACTACGCGTACGTCGAGGCGTTCCCGCGCGGCATGTTCCAGTTCTTCCCGGACCCGAACCTGGCCCGCCGGGCGCAGCTCTTCGAGGTGTGGATCCGGCCGGTGCAGCCGCAGAACGCCCAGATGGCGATCCGGATCGCGCTGCACGAGCTGCGCAAGCTGGTGGACGAGGGGCTCTCGCAGGCCGACTTCGAGGCCACCCGGGCCTACCTCATGAAGAACGTGTACGTGATGACCGCCCGCCAGGAGCAGCAGGTCGGCTACGCGCTCGACTCGCGCTGGTACGGCATCCCGGAGTTCACGCGCTACCTGCGCGACGGGCTCGCGAAGCTCACCCGCGAGGACGTGAACCGCGCCATCCGCACGCACCTCTCCGCCACCGACCTGTCGTTCGTGATCGTGACGCAGGACGCGAAGGGGCTCGCGGCGGCACTCGCCGCCGACGGCGTCTCCACCGTGAAGTACGACGCCGAGAAGCCGGCCGCGCTGCTCGAGGAGGACCGGCTCATCGGCGCGTCGAAGCTCGGCATCCGGCCGGACGCGATCCGCATCACGCCGGCCGCCGACGTCTTCGCCCGCTGA
- a CDS encoding phosphorylase has product MAERPCLLLAAFPPELAGLDAAPPPGWIAGVTGVGAVAAAIETARLVARHAPARVLFVGTCGAYDARLAPGDLLAASEVVATSLDEVEGRAYRPAIERVRWPAGWDLPLPAHWVAVPPAITRTEAGARALAAVAAAEHLELTGVFAACHAAGVPAAAALAVANRVGPDAHAEWKATHAAASAALRAALEARGVLPTSAAGRSR; this is encoded by the coding sequence ATGGCCGAACGCCCCTGCCTGCTCCTCGCCGCCTTCCCGCCCGAGCTGGCGGGCCTCGACGCGGCGCCGCCGCCCGGCTGGATCGCGGGCGTCACCGGGGTGGGCGCCGTCGCGGCGGCGATCGAGACGGCGCGGCTCGTCGCCCGCCACGCGCCGGCGCGGGTGCTGTTCGTCGGGACCTGCGGCGCCTACGACGCGCGGCTCGCGCCCGGCGACCTGCTCGCCGCGTCCGAGGTGGTCGCGACCTCGCTCGACGAGGTGGAGGGCCGGGCGTACCGGCCGGCGATCGAGCGGGTGCGCTGGCCGGCGGGCTGGGACCTGCCGCTCCCGGCGCATTGGGTGGCGGTGCCGCCCGCCATCACCCGCACCGAGGCGGGTGCCCGCGCGCTCGCCGCGGTGGCCGCGGCGGAGCACCTCGAGCTGACCGGCGTCTTCGCCGCGTGCCACGCCGCGGGCGTGCCGGCGGCCGCGGCGCTGGCGGTCGCGAACCGGGTCGGCCCGGACGCGCACGCAGAGTGGAAGGCCACGCACGCCGCCGCGAGCGCGGCGCTCCGCGCGGCGCTGGAGGCGCGCGGCGTGCTGCCGACGTCCGCCGCCGGCCGGTCCCGCTGA
- a CDS encoding TVP38/TMEM64 family protein, which translates to MLPSSPPPGRLARLARPAAALLVVAVAAALAALAPGPATRALEALRQSAPAAAAALAAAYVASGPLLVPAPLLHLAAGFALGPVTGSLLAIPASTAGACAAFGAGRWLVRERAARLAARSPALAGLDAALGASGFRVVLLLRLAPFAPFTVLNYLLGATPVPLRAFALASLLGSLPGLVVSVYVGSLAADVTALRATLAAGRGGAGALILPALGTGAVLLAIAWVLRRSLAAASAARPTPPPR; encoded by the coding sequence GTGCTCCCCTCCTCCCCTCCGCCGGGCCGGCTGGCCCGGCTCGCCCGGCCCGCCGCCGCCCTGCTGGTCGTCGCGGTCGCGGCCGCGCTCGCCGCGCTCGCCCCGGGCCCCGCCACCCGCGCGCTCGAGGCGCTGCGGCAGAGCGCGCCCGCCGCCGCCGCCGCGCTGGCGGCGGCCTACGTCGCGAGCGGCCCGCTCCTCGTGCCCGCTCCGCTGCTGCACCTCGCCGCCGGGTTCGCGCTCGGGCCGGTGACCGGCTCGCTCCTCGCCATCCCGGCCAGCACCGCCGGCGCCTGCGCCGCGTTCGGCGCCGGCCGCTGGCTGGTGCGGGAGCGCGCCGCCCGGCTGGCCGCGCGCTCCCCCGCCCTCGCGGGCCTCGACGCCGCGCTGGGCGCCTCCGGCTTCCGCGTGGTGCTGCTGCTGCGGCTCGCGCCGTTCGCGCCGTTCACCGTCCTCAACTACCTGCTCGGCGCGACGCCGGTGCCGCTCCGCGCCTTCGCGCTCGCGTCGCTGCTCGGGAGCCTCCCGGGCCTCGTCGTCTCGGTGTACGTCGGGTCGCTCGCCGCGGACGTCACCGCGCTCCGCGCCACGCTGGCGGCCGGCCGCGGCGGCGCCGGCGCGCTGATCCTGCCGGCGCTCGGGACGGGCGCCGTCCTTCTCGCCATCGCCTGGGTCCTTCGGCGATCGCTCGCCGCCGCGTCGGCCGCCCGCCCCACGCCCCCTCCGCGCTGA